The Naumannella cuiyingiana DNA window CTGGGCGGCGTCGCGGGTCTGCCAGCGCGCGGACACGTCGCCGTTGGCGAACCGCCACTGCAGGATGTACTGCCGGTCCGGGCCGTCGGCGAAGGCGTAGGTGCCGAGCTCCGTTTCCGGTACGCCGGCCAGCCGCTCGGGCTCGAACGCGGCCCGGCGTACGTGATCGGCCCAACGCTCCGGGCGGCCCAGCTCCGCGTGCGGCCCGGCACCGCCGAAGACGAGGATCAGATCGGGGGCGGGGCGGCCGAGGGCCGCGGCGCGCTCGGCCAGCGGGGTGACCTGGCGGGCCACCGCCAGCACGTCGTCGGTGACATCGGGCTCGGTCATCCGCTCCCGCGCCGCGGCCCAGGTGCTGACCAGCCGGTCGGCCGCCGCGGCGGGCAGCCCGGTCGCTGCGCCGGTGGGTGCGCGGCGCAGGTCCAGGCCGGGCAACCCGGCGAGCTCCATCAACGATTCCAGCCGGAGGTCGGCCGGTACGCCGCCGCGCGCGAGCTGCCGGTCGAAGTCGGGCAGCCACGATCGGTTGTACGGGCCGGTCGCCCCGGCGGCCCAGGCCGTGGCGGCGATCACCGTCTCGAGCGCACGCCAGCGCGGCGTCGGGTCCTCGCCGGCCTCGAGGCGCTCGCCGGACAGCAGCTCGTCGAGCACGCCCGGCGCGACATCGTCGTCCAGGTGTGGCCGGACCGTTGCGGCGAGCCGCTCCGCGATGGCCTTGCTCTCGCCGGCCCGCAGCACCAGCGAGCGCACCTCCGCCGCCGATGCGGCATACACCCGGAGCATCTCGCCCATGGCGACACCGTAGGGCACCGCCGGGCGAACGGTTCGCAGAACCGGTGCCCATCCGCACGACGCCGCGGCGCGCCCCGGCTCGACCGGCGTCCGGACTCGGGACACAATGCCCGGGTGCCGAGCCTCGATCCGCTGCTGACACCGGGCCCGACCCGGGTGATGGGCATCGTCAACGTCACGCCGGACTCGTTCTCCGACGGCGGCATGTGGTTCGACCACCCGCGGGCGATCGAGCGCGGGCTGCGCCTGGCCGCCGACGGGGCCGACCTGGTCGACGTGGGCGGCGAGTCCACCCGCCCGGGCGCCACCCGCGCGGATCCGGCCGAGGAGCTGCGCCGGGTCCTGCCGGTGATCCGCGAGCTGTCCGCGGCCGGCGTACCGATCTCGATCGACACCATGCGCGCCGAGGTGGCGCGGGCCGCCGTCGCCGCCGGCGCGCGGATCGTCAACGATGTCTCCGGCGGCCTCGCCGATCCGGCGATGCTGCCGACGGTCGCCGATCTCGGCGTACCGCTGATCTGCATGCACTGGCGGGGACACTCGGCGACGATGGCCGATCTGGCCGACTACGACGACGTCGTTGCCCGGGTACGCGACGAGCTCGCCCGCCGCCGCGACGCGGCTCTCGCCGCCGACATCCCCGGTGAGTTGATCATCCTCGATCCCGGGCTCGGATTCGCCAAGACCGCCGAACACAACTGGCAACTCCTCACCCACCTCGACGCCCTTGCCGATCTTGGTCACCCGCTGCTGGTCGGCGCCTCCCGGAAACGCTTCCTGGGTACGCTGCTCGCCGACCGCGCCGGCGACCGGCCGCCGGCCGAGCGCGATGCCGCCACCGCCGCGATCACCGCACTGCTCGCCGAACGCGGCATCTGGGGGGTGCGGACGCACACGGTCGCGGAGCACCGCGACGCCGTGGCGGTCGGGCAGGCGTGGCGAACGGCCGCCTCGGGCCGTGGCGGCGGGCTCCGCTAGGGTCGGGGACGCCCGGCCGACCAGGAGGTGATCAGTGACCGGTTTCGTCGCCGACCCGGCGCTCGCCGACCGGATCGAGCTGCGCGGGATCACCGGTTTCGGCCGCCACGGCGTCCATCCGCACGAACGCCGCGACGGGCAGCGATTTGTCGCCGATGTGACCTGCTGGCTGGACCTTTCGCCGGCCGCCGCGAGCGATGATCTTGCCGACACGATCGACTACGCTGGCTTGGCGCAGGCCGTGGTGGCAGACATCGAAGGCGAGCCGCTCGACCTGCTGGAAGCTCTCGGCGCGCGGATTGCGGCGAGTTGTCTTGCCGATTCCCGGGTACGCCGGGTCTCGGTGACCGTCCACAAACCGGATGTCGACATGCCGGTGCCGGTGACCGACGTCGCCGTCACGATTCAGAGGAGTGCCGATCGATGACCAGCCCCAATCCCTTCGCGATCGACGCCGACACGTTGAGCGGGATGAAGCCCATCCGACAGGTGGTGTTCTCGCTGGGTTCCAGCCTGGGGGACCGGCAGGCGACTCTTTCCGGCGCGGTGCAGGCGCTGGAGGACACGCCCGACCTGCGGGTGGTCGACATATCGTCGGTCTATGAGACGACGCCGGTCGGCGGCGGGGAGGGCGATCCCGACTTCTACAACATCGTGGTGATCGCCGACACCACGATGGAGCCGCGCACGCTGCTGGAACGCGCCAACGCGATCGAGGACGCGTTCGGCCGGTCCCGCGAGGACGAGCAGAACGCGCCGCGCACCCTCGACGTGGATCTGATCATGGTCGGCAAGGACCGAGTGGACGACGACACCCTGACCCTGCCGCACCCGCGCGCGCACGAGCGCGCCTTCGTGCTGGTGCCGTGGGCCGAGATCGAGCCGGCGGGCGAGCTGCCCGGTCACGGTGCGATCGCCGAACTGCTGACGTCGCTGGACGCCTCCGGGGTGCGCCGGCTCGACGACGTGGAGCTGGATCGCTGAGATGACGGACCCGGGCTCGGCACCGGGCGGGCCCGAGCCGGGCCCGGAGGGCGGCCGGCTGCAGCCCACGTCCACGCGGGTGCTGATCATCGCCGCGGTGCTGGGCGGGGCGGGAGCGTTCGCGCTGGGCAAGCTCGCCGAGCTGATCACCGGCGTACCCCTGCAACTGTCGTGGGCCGGCCCGGTCGCGCTGCTGGCGATCGCCGGCTGCGTCGCGGCCATCGCCATCGGCGCGTGGCGGCGGCTGCGGACCGATCGGCGGCCGGTCGAGCCCGAGCGTGCCGTCGCCCTGCTGGCGCTGGGCAAGTCCGCCGCCCTCGCCGGGGCGCTGCTGGCGGGCGGCTATCTCGTGTTCGCGCTGCTGTCGCTGGGCGCCATTGCCGCACCGGCCCCGCGACTTCGGGTGATCACCTCGCTGGTCGCCGTGGTCGGGGGAGTGGGAATCATGATCGCCGGGCTGGTGCTGGAGCGGGCCTGCCGCGTACCCGATGACGACTCAGCGAACAATCAGGAAAATTGAGCCCGCACGAGGCCGAGTCGCGCTGTCGTTCGGTGAATCACGTGACACAATGCACTCGTGAGCACACCACGCAACAGTGCCCCCGCAGCCATCCGATGGACGGCGCTGGTCGTCCTTGCCGCCGGCGCGATCCTGGCCGCCGTCGCCGCGATCGGGGAGGTCTGGGTGGTCCGGGCCGGAGTCGCGATCGCGATCATCGCCGGTGCCGCCGCCCTCTGGCTCGCTGCCCGGCAGGCCCGCGCGGCCCTGAAGCGTTCGGCCGACGCGAGTCGCGAGGCAATCCGGACCGAGGTCGCCGCCCGCAGCGCCGAGCGCAAGGATGCTCGCGAGGTGCTCGACACCATGTCGGCCTACAACGACGAGCTGGCGGCGAGCAATGACCGCCTCGAGGACCAGCGTCGCCGGGCGCACCAGGAGATCACCGGGTTGAAGCGCCGGATCGGCAGCCTGCAGTCGGAGGTCTCCGGCCTGCGCGGCAACAACACGGCGCTGAAGATCGAGCTCGCCGACCGCATCGCCAACCTCGAGGCGCTGCAGGACGCGCTCGTCGCCAAGGAAGCCGAGCTCGCCGAAATGCGCGGTGAGGAGCCCGGGCCGGCCGGTGCCGTGCTGGCCATCGCGGCCGCGCCGGCGACGGACGAGGACGGGGACGAGGAGCATCCGACCGTTGCCAATATGGCGGCGGTGAAGGATGCCGAGCGCGAAGCGGCGCAGCAGCCGCGGGCCCGCGAAGCCTGAGCCCGTCGACCCAATTCAGCAATAGCTCCCGCCCACAACGGGCGGGAGTTTTTGCGTACCTTCCGATTTGTGGTGGTTCGGATGACGCGTGTTATGTTTGCCGCGGACAAACGATCTCGGGGGGCTCCGAGATGGGGAGGAAAAGATGGCTCAGCGTGTGCAGGTAATCCTCGAAGACGACATCGACGGCGGCGAGGCCGCCGAGACCTTGCGATTCGGTCTCGATGGCGTCGATTACGAGATTGATCTTTCGGAGAAGAATGCTGGCAAGCTGCGCGACGCTTTGGCGCCGTGGGTTGCCCATGGTCGGCGGACCGGCGGGCGTCGCCGCACCGGCCGCTCGACGGCATCGTCCGGCTCGCGGAATTCGCGGGCCGGCGAGATCCGCGAATGGGCCCAGGCCCAGGGCATGAAGGTCTCGGCCCGCGGGCGGATCTCCGCCGAGATCCAGGAGGCCTACGACCGCGCGCACTGAGGCGGCGCACAGTCTTTGGCAGTTGGAGCTCTTGAGCAGTTGGTACGCCACGGCGGCCGGTCCCGGACAGGGGCCGGCCGTTTGGCGTACCGACCGCCCGCGGGCGCGCCCGGTCGCGATTGCGCCAAGGGCGAACGGCTCCGGCATCCGGGAACACTTCGGCGGACCGGAGCGCTCACTAGACTGTTCGTACGCTGCCGGGACCGGGCCGCCGCCGAGTGGGGCGGGCCGGAAGTCCCCCGGCAACCGATGAGGAGACCAGATGTTCGAGCGATTTACCGACCGGGCGCGACGGGTCGTCGTGCTGGCTCAAGACGAAGCTCGCATGCTCAATCACAACTACATCGGAACAGAACACATCCTGTTGGGTCTCATCCACGAGGGCGAGGGTGTTGCCGCGAAGGCGCTCGAGTCACTCGGGATTTCGCTGGAGGCGGTCCGGGAGAAGGTCGAGGAGATTATCGGCCACGGACAGCAGAGCCCGACCGGCCACATTCCCTTCACGCCGCGCGCCAAGAAGGTGCTCGAATACAGCTTGCGTGAGGCGTTGCAGCTCAATCACACCTACATCGGGACCGAACACATCTTGTTGGGCCTGATCCGCGAGGGCGAGGGCGTCGCCGCGCAGGTGTTGGTCAAGCTCGGCGCCGACCTCAATCGCGTCCGCAACCAGGTGCTGCAGCTCCTGTCGGGCTTCCAGGGCGGCAAGGCCGAGGGCGGCGGCCCGGTGGGTGCCGGCGTCGGCGCCGAGTCCGGCTCGACCCCCTCCAGCTCGACGGTGCTCGACCAGTTCGGCCGCAACCTGACCCAGGCCGCGCGCGAGGCCAAGCTCGACCCGGTGATCGGCCGGGAGACCGAGATCGAGCGTGTGATGACGGTGCTGTCCCGGCGTACCAAGAACAACCCGGTGCTGATCGGCGAGCCCGGCGTCGGCAAGACCGCCGTGGTCGAGGGCCTGTCCCAGGCGATCGTCCGCGGCGACGTGCCGGAGACGCTGCGCGACAAGCAGATCTACACGCTCGACCTGGGCGCGCTGGTGGCCGGGTCGCGCTACCGCGGCGACTTCGAGGAGCGCCTGAAGAAGGTGCTCAAGGAGATCAAGACCCGCGGCGACATCGTGTTGTTCATCGACGAGATCCACACGCTGGTCGGCGCGGGCGCGGCCGAGGGCGCGATCGATGCGGCCTCGATCCTGAAGCCGATGCTGGCCCGCGGTGAGCTGCAGACGATCGGCGCGACGACGCTCGACGAGTACCGCAAGCACATCGAGAAGGACGCCGCGCTGGAGCGCCGCTTCCAGCCGATCCAGGTCGCCGAGCCGTCGATCGGGCACACGATCGACATCCTGCGCGGCCTGCGCGACCGCTACGAGGCGCACCACCGGGTGACGATCACCGACGAGGCGCTGGCCGCGGCGGCCAACATGGCCGACCGCTACATCCAGGACCGGTTCCTGCCGGACAAGGCGATCGACCTGATCGACGAGGCCGGTGCCCGGCTGCGGATCCGTCGGATGACGGCGCCGCCGGACCTGCGCGAGTACGACGAGAAGATCGCGACGGTACGCCTGGAGAAGGAGGCGGCCATCGACGCGCAGGACTTCGAGAAGGCCGCGTCGCTGCGCGATGACGAGAAGAAGCTGATCGGCGTGCGCGAGGAGAAGGAGCGCGCCTGGCGCAGCGGCGACATGGATGTGGTCGCCGAGGTCGACGAGGAGACCATCGCCGAGGTGCTGTCCAGCGCCACCGGCATCCCGGTCTTCAAGCTGACCGAGGAGGAGTCCAGCCGGCTGCTGCACATGGAGGAGGAGCTCGGCAAGCGCTACATCGGCCAGCACGACGCCGTCAAGGCGCTGAGCCGGTCGATCCGGCGTACCCGTGCCGGGTTGAAGGACCCGAAGCGGCCGAGCGGCTCGTTCATCTTCGCCGGACCCTCGGGCGTCGGCAAGACCGAGCTGACCAAGGCGCTGACCGAGTTCTTGTTCGGCGACGAGGACGCGCTGATCACGCTCGACATGTCCGAGTACTCCGAGAAGCACACCGCCTCGCGGCTGTTCGGCTCCCCGCCCGGCTACGTCGGGTACGAGGAGGGTGGCCAGTTGACCGAGAAGGTGCGGCGCAAGCCGTTCTCGGTGGTGCTCTTCGACGAGATCGAGAAGGCGCACCCGGACATCTTCAACTCGCTGCTGCAGATCCTCGACGAGGGCCGGCTGACCGATGCGCAGGGCCGCGCGGTGGACTTCAAGAACACCGTGATCGTGATGACCACGAACCTCGGCACCCGCGACATCTCCAAGGCGGTCAACCTCGGGTTCTCCCGCGCGGGGGACGAGGAGTCCAGCTACGAGAAGATGAAGGCCAAGGTCGCCGACGAGCTGAAGACCCACTTCCGTCCCGAGTTCCTGAACCGGATCGACGAGATCGTCGTCTTCCACCAGCTCACGCCCGCCGACATCGAGCGGATCGTGGACCTGATGGTCGCCGAGATCGAGACCCGGCTGAAGGACAAGGACATGGGCATCGAGCTCACCCAGGCCGCGAAGGAGCTGGTCGCCAAGCGCGGCTTCGACCCGGTGTTGGGTGCACGCCCGCTGCGCCGCGCGCTGCAGCGCGATGTCGAGGACGTGCTGGCCGAGAAGATCTTGTTCGGCGAGCTGAAGTCGGGCGAGATCGTCGTGGTCGATGTCGACGACCCGCAGTCGGACCAGCCGTTCACCTTCACGGGCAATCCGCGCAGCGAGCTGCCGGACAGCCCCCCGGTGGAGCTGGAGGGCTCCGGCGGCGACGAGGGCGAGCAGTCGGCCTGATCACCGAGCGCGAGGAGGGCCCCGCGGAGCTGATGCTCCGCGGGGCCCTTTCTCGTCCGTGGTTTGGCAAGTGTTTGTACCGACGTCTGCGTCAATAGTGACGCAAACGTCGGTACAAACCTCAGGAAGTGGTCGCGGACTTTGCTGCCTCGGCGGCCGCCCAGGCGCTGGCGACCATGTCATCGAGGGTGTGGCGCATCTTCCAGCCCAGATCGCGGGCGGCGAGCTGGCCGCTGGCGACGATCCGGGCCGGGTCGCCCGGGCGTCGCGGCGCGATCTCGGGCGTGAAGTCGATGCCGGTGCCCCGGGCCATCGCGGTCATGATCTCGCGCACCGACGAGCCGGTGCCGCTGCCCAGGTTGTAGACCGGCTCGAGCTGATCACCGGCCGCCAGCCGCTGGGCCGCCACCACGTGGGCCTGCGCCAGATCGGCGACGTGTAGGTAGTCGCGGACCGCGGTGCCGTCGGGGGTGGGGTAGTCGTCGCCGTTGATCATGGGGGTACGCCCGGCGAGCAGCGCCTCGAACACCTTGGGAAAGAGGTTGTGCGGGGAGGCGTCGTGGATCTCCGGCGTACCCGATCCGACGACGTTGAAGTAGCGCAACGAGGTGTGCTGCAGCCCCGTCGCCCGCGCCGCGTCGGCCAGTAGCCATTCACCGATCAGCTTCGACTCGCCGTAGGGCGATTCGGGCCGGGTCGGCGTCTGCTCGGTGACCAGATCGGTGTCGGGGGTGCCGTAGGTGGCCGCCGAGGAGGAGAAGACGATCTTGTCGACACCCTCGTCGGCCATCGCCTGGAGCAGGCTGACCGTGCCGGTCACGTTCTGGGTGTAGGTGTGCAGCGGCCGCTCGACCGACACGCCCGCGTACTTGTAACCCGCGATGTGGATCACGCCGGCCGCGTCGTGCTCGCGCAGCGTGTCGCGGACCAGATCGGTGTCGGTGATGCTGCCGCGGACGAGCGGTACGCCGTCGGGCACGAACGCCGCGAACCCGCTCGACAGGTCATCGAGCACCACCACGCCGAGGCCGGCGTCACGCATCGCGCGGACGACATGCGCGCCGATGTAGCCGGCGCCGCCGGTGATCAGCCAGGTGTGGTTCGGATCGGGGGTCATCGGGGTCCTCTCGGCCGTTCGGGTACGCCGGTCAGCCTACGGCCCGGGCGACTGTCGATCGGAGATTGAGGGTCGCTGGGGTAGAATCGCCGGGATTTCGGATCGGGGATCAACCACGGGGAGGGCCGTGACGGAGGAGACGAGGGACGAGGCGGACGAGATCCTCGACCGGCTCGCCAACCCTGACGTCCTGGCACGCGGTTCGGGATGGAAGATCGCGCCGGGTCTTCTCGCGCTGGTCGCCTATGCCGCGGCCTGCGGGTGGCTGGTCGGTCCTTGGTTCGCGTTGCTGATGCTCGCCATCATCCCGCTCGGGCTCGGCATCTTCACCTGGGCGCGCCGTGCCGCGAAGGGTGGACGACGTCCGGGCCCCGTGCAGGTCGGCCTGATCGGCGTGGGGCTCGCGATGCTCGTCGCCAGTTCGGCCCTCGGCCTCGGTCTCGGCCAGGCGGCGCCGATCCCGGCGGTCGTCGCGACGCCGTCCCCGCGACCGACCCCCAGCGAGACGCCGACGCCGAGCGAATCCCCGACTCCCACCCCGACTCCGAGCCCGACTCCGAGCCCCAGCCAGACCTCGGACAACTCGGGCGGGGGCGACGACGAGGCGGATGCCGATTCCGGCACGGGCTCCGGCGGCCAGGGCGACTACGACGAGCCCGCGCCGCGGCCGCGGCAGCCGGACTCCCAGCGGTCCGACAACGGTGGCGGCGACAGCAACTCCGATGACGACAAGGGCAGCGGCGGTTCGGGCAACGGTGACGGCGGCTCGGGGAATGGCAGCGGCTCGGGCAACGGCGACGGTGGCTCCGGCAATGGTGACGGCGGCTCCGGTTCCGGCAACGGCGACGGCGGTTCGGGCAACGGCGGCGGCTCCGGTGATGGCAGCGGCGCCCCGGACCCGGGCGGCGGCGATCCCGGTCCCGGCGATGGCGGCGGGGATCCGGACCCGGGCGACGGCGGCGGAGACCCCGGCACCGGTGAGACCGGCGGGGCTGGCCCGGGCGAGCCCGGGGCCACGGACGAGATGGTGGCGCCGACTCCCTGAACCCGGGTCAGCGCGTCAGGGCATCCAACTGGTTGGTGAGGTCGCGGTAGACGTCCTCGGTGTAGTGGAACGGCGCGAGGCCCCACTGGTGTCCCGGGCGGGCGCGGACCCGGTCCCGCGGACGGATCATCGTCAGTTCCGGCGCGGCGTCCATGATCGCGCGCTGATAGCGAAACGTCGCGGCATTCGCCGCCTCCGCCGACAGCCCGAAGCTGACCGGGGTGGGATGGTCCTCCGTGGTGATCGCGGCCCACGGCACCTGCAGGAAGACGGTCCGCCCGAGCAGATCGCGGTCGGCCAGGGCGCCGATCCAACGGGGCAGCGCGCGTGACCAGGCCGCGAAGTGCTCATCGGTCCCGTAGGCGACATGCGGCAGTCCGGCCGGGTAGAAGTCGGCGCCGATGCCCTCGATGGTCCGGGTGAACCACCCGTCCCCCGCACGATGGGCGCCGAGCCGCTCGTCGGTGAGGTCCCACAGCACCAGGTCGACGGTGCCCGCGGCGTCCAGTTGATCAATGGCATTCCCGGCCAGGTCACCGGCGAGCATCCGGCGCTGGAAG harbors:
- the folK gene encoding 2-amino-4-hydroxy-6-hydroxymethyldihydropteridine diphosphokinase gives rise to the protein MTSPNPFAIDADTLSGMKPIRQVVFSLGSSLGDRQATLSGAVQALEDTPDLRVVDISSVYETTPVGGGEGDPDFYNIVVIADTTMEPRTLLERANAIEDAFGRSREDEQNAPRTLDVDLIMVGKDRVDDDTLTLPHPRAHERAFVLVPWAEIEPAGELPGHGAIAELLTSLDASGVRRLDDVELDR
- the galE gene encoding UDP-glucose 4-epimerase GalE, with product MTPDPNHTWLITGGAGYIGAHVVRAMRDAGLGVVVLDDLSSGFAAFVPDGVPLVRGSITDTDLVRDTLREHDAAGVIHIAGYKYAGVSVERPLHTYTQNVTGTVSLLQAMADEGVDKIVFSSSAATYGTPDTDLVTEQTPTRPESPYGESKLIGEWLLADAARATGLQHTSLRYFNVVGSGTPEIHDASPHNLFPKVFEALLAGRTPMINGDDYPTPDGTAVRDYLHVADLAQAHVVAAQRLAAGDQLEPVYNLGSGTGSSVREIMTAMARGTGIDFTPEIAPRRPGDPARIVASGQLAARDLGWKMRHTLDDMVASAWAAAEAAKSATTS
- the folP gene encoding dihydropteroate synthase; amino-acid sequence: MGIVNVTPDSFSDGGMWFDHPRAIERGLRLAADGADLVDVGGESTRPGATRADPAEELRRVLPVIRELSAAGVPISIDTMRAEVARAAVAAGARIVNDVSGGLADPAMLPTVADLGVPLICMHWRGHSATMADLADYDDVVARVRDELARRRDAALAADIPGELIILDPGLGFAKTAEHNWQLLTHLDALADLGHPLLVGASRKRFLGTLLADRAGDRPPAERDAATAAITALLAERGIWGVRTHTVAEHRDAVAVGQAWRTAASGRGGGLR
- a CDS encoding DUF6270 domain-containing protein, with the protein product MTRTFIMGSCVSRDTFEHLPERFRLAGYVARQSLVSVGRPVPDSTLPYAELDSAFQRRMLAGDLAGNAIDQLDAAGTVDLVLWDLTDERLGAHRAGDGWFTRTIEGIGADFYPAGLPHVAYGTDEHFAAWSRALPRWIGALADRDLLGRTVFLQVPWAAITTEDHPTPVSFGLSAEAANAATFRYQRAIMDAAPELTMIRPRDRVRARPGHQWGLAPFHYTEDVYRDLTNQLDALTR
- the folB gene encoding dihydroneopterin aldolase, which gives rise to MTGFVADPALADRIELRGITGFGRHGVHPHERRDGQRFVADVTCWLDLSPAAASDDLADTIDYAGLAQAVVADIEGEPLDLLEALGARIAASCLADSRVRRVSVTVHKPDVDMPVPVTDVAVTIQRSADR
- a CDS encoding DUF7691 family protein, with the protein product MGEMLRVYAASAAEVRSLVLRAGESKAIAERLAATVRPHLDDDVAPGVLDELLSGERLEAGEDPTPRWRALETVIAATAWAAGATGPYNRSWLPDFDRQLARGGVPADLRLESLMELAGLPGLDLRRAPTGAATGLPAAAADRLVSTWAAARERMTEPDVTDDVLAVARQVTPLAERAAALGRPAPDLILVFGGAGPHAELGRPERWADHVRRAAFEPERLAGVPETELGTYAFADGPDRQYILQWRFANGDVSARWQTRDAAQTWDGQLAPAWGAQFEQAMAATRFPTPPAAPGPRNFLLRFGAVDTGREVVSDVDATRADPAWARVLGLLDGAIATLCGREVNGARGDRSWLEPLQ
- a CDS encoding ATP-dependent Clp protease ATP-binding subunit, whose product is MFERFTDRARRVVVLAQDEARMLNHNYIGTEHILLGLIHEGEGVAAKALESLGISLEAVREKVEEIIGHGQQSPTGHIPFTPRAKKVLEYSLREALQLNHTYIGTEHILLGLIREGEGVAAQVLVKLGADLNRVRNQVLQLLSGFQGGKAEGGGPVGAGVGAESGSTPSSSTVLDQFGRNLTQAAREAKLDPVIGRETEIERVMTVLSRRTKNNPVLIGEPGVGKTAVVEGLSQAIVRGDVPETLRDKQIYTLDLGALVAGSRYRGDFEERLKKVLKEIKTRGDIVLFIDEIHTLVGAGAAEGAIDAASILKPMLARGELQTIGATTLDEYRKHIEKDAALERRFQPIQVAEPSIGHTIDILRGLRDRYEAHHRVTITDEALAAAANMADRYIQDRFLPDKAIDLIDEAGARLRIRRMTAPPDLREYDEKIATVRLEKEAAIDAQDFEKAASLRDDEKKLIGVREEKERAWRSGDMDVVAEVDEETIAEVLSSATGIPVFKLTEEESSRLLHMEEELGKRYIGQHDAVKALSRSIRRTRAGLKDPKRPSGSFIFAGPSGVGKTELTKALTEFLFGDEDALITLDMSEYSEKHTASRLFGSPPGYVGYEEGGQLTEKVRRKPFSVVLFDEIEKAHPDIFNSLLQILDEGRLTDAQGRAVDFKNTVIVMTTNLGTRDISKAVNLGFSRAGDEESSYEKMKAKVADELKTHFRPEFLNRIDEIVVFHQLTPADIERIVDLMVAEIETRLKDKDMGIELTQAAKELVAKRGFDPVLGARPLRRALQRDVEDVLAEKILFGELKSGEIVVVDVDDPQSDQPFTFTGNPRSELPDSPPVELEGSGGDEGEQSA
- a CDS encoding DUF3180 domain-containing protein, with the translated sequence MTDPGSAPGGPEPGPEGGRLQPTSTRVLIIAAVLGGAGAFALGKLAELITGVPLQLSWAGPVALLAIAGCVAAIAIGAWRRLRTDRRPVEPERAVALLALGKSAALAGALLAGGYLVFALLSLGAIAAPAPRLRVITSLVAVVGGVGIMIAGLVLERACRVPDDDSANNQEN
- a CDS encoding histone-like nucleoid-structuring protein Lsr2 gives rise to the protein MAQRVQVILEDDIDGGEAAETLRFGLDGVDYEIDLSEKNAGKLRDALAPWVAHGRRTGGRRRTGRSTASSGSRNSRAGEIREWAQAQGMKVSARGRISAEIQEAYDRAH